In Pedobacter sp. WC2423, the following are encoded in one genomic region:
- a CDS encoding cyclic peptide export ABC transporter: MQLLKLVFKSRVRIFVMLVLLGLISGGIHVWLLVMINQTLNGLIAGKEADLAFFLSAIGLLSVYVVFNRILSGITIRFSQQIVHDIRMQLIRSALRSGYQDMKDKQELLDAAITKDVTAVSHAALSSIVLVTAVVTVAGCLIYLAYLSFVVLIFIAVVACCGVGIYSLGSDTNLKFLQKARESEDVLFHHIRQVIDGFREVKINPAKGEALVEGPLFESSMDNYNYASKGFTGYYNNNLISQFLFYTALIALLFLGGTSFKIPAAVLMNCIIVTLYLLGPLESVASLMPDLGAGNIAAVRLDDLLRSFGENEKSVNMQVLPPLQDLTYQSLRFKYPASETAFSLGPIDFQLRKGEVVFIYGGNGAGKTTLLHLVLGLLQAQEGKLLLNGKELSSGEIPNSLFAPVFSDFHLFDRLYGIDIIDRERANRYLHLFELEDKISIGTDRFSSLKLSTGQRKRLAFIAILLENRPILLLDEWAADQDPVFRMKFYLEIIPVLKAEGFTILAITHDDKYYERADSLYRMESGALIKEK; encoded by the coding sequence ATGCAGTTATTAAAACTTGTATTTAAAAGTAGAGTCAGGATTTTTGTAATGCTGGTTTTGTTAGGGCTGATTTCCGGAGGTATTCACGTCTGGTTATTGGTGATGATCAATCAAACATTAAATGGGTTAATTGCGGGAAAGGAGGCGGATCTTGCCTTCTTTCTCAGCGCAATTGGATTGTTATCGGTCTACGTGGTATTTAACAGGATATTGTCGGGGATTACGATACGTTTTTCTCAACAGATTGTGCATGATATCAGGATGCAATTAATTCGTTCCGCATTGCGGTCTGGTTATCAGGATATGAAAGATAAACAGGAATTGCTTGATGCAGCGATCACAAAAGATGTAACCGCTGTTTCGCATGCAGCTTTATCTTCCATAGTATTGGTAACTGCTGTGGTTACCGTGGCGGGTTGCCTGATTTACTTGGCTTACTTATCATTTGTTGTACTTATTTTTATAGCAGTGGTGGCCTGTTGTGGTGTTGGCATTTATTCTTTAGGCTCTGATACCAACCTTAAATTCCTGCAAAAGGCGAGGGAAAGTGAAGATGTATTGTTTCACCATATCAGGCAGGTTATTGATGGTTTCCGCGAAGTAAAGATTAATCCTGCTAAAGGCGAAGCATTGGTGGAGGGACCGTTATTTGAATCCTCTATGGACAATTATAATTATGCCAGCAAGGGATTTACGGGCTATTATAATAATAATCTGATCAGCCAGTTTCTATTTTATACAGCTTTGATCGCCTTACTTTTTCTTGGTGGAACGTCGTTTAAGATTCCGGCTGCTGTGCTCATGAATTGCATTATTGTAACGCTTTATTTGTTAGGGCCATTAGAATCTGTTGCAAGTTTAATGCCTGATCTGGGCGCAGGGAATATAGCAGCTGTACGTTTGGATGATTTGCTTCGCTCATTTGGAGAAAATGAAAAATCAGTGAATATGCAGGTATTACCTCCATTACAGGATTTGACCTACCAATCTTTGCGTTTTAAATATCCTGCTTCTGAAACAGCATTTTCTCTTGGCCCGATAGATTTTCAATTGAGGAAGGGAGAAGTTGTTTTTATTTATGGAGGTAATGGAGCAGGGAAAACCACTTTGTTACACCTCGTATTAGGTCTGTTACAGGCGCAGGAAGGAAAACTATTACTGAATGGGAAAGAGCTGAGCTCAGGTGAAATTCCCAATAGCTTGTTTGCACCGGTATTTTCCGATTTTCATCTGTTCGATCGTTTATATGGTATTGATATAATTGACAGAGAAAGGGCTAACCGCTATTTGCATTTATTCGAACTGGAAGATAAAATTTCAATCGGGACGGATCGGTTTTCTTCGTTAAAACTTTCTACAGGACAAAGAAAGCGCCTGGCATTCATCGCTATTTTACTGGAGAACCGGCCAATTCTGTTATTGGATGAATGGGCAGCCGATCAGGACCCTGTTTTTAGAATGAAGTTCTACCTGGAGATTATCCCGGTATTAAAAGCAGAAGGTTTTACTATTCTGGCAATTACCCATGATGATAAATATTATGAAAGGGCCGATTCTTTATACCGAATGGAATCTGGCGCACTGATCAAAGAAAAATAA
- a CDS encoding MBL fold metallo-hydrolase, giving the protein MNKTLLYLKPNLVMEPLVDRWYAWSHLISPATAAMNITGRHMTIMESYLMAPELHAQAVLNPKLRGGPFMDIPVERADEVKAIQEDTLANQQPLITLAKSIRELDKLLQEEGKGFSLESLYVKVPEQLKGLVELYYDRQNNPGFRFFEPLLYASEFYNKQSQSIALWVTNNDHRPFCLSTPRLNDPDVLHLQIPFDHTGIDELARMKRTPQSLEYIKALLGISDSDSPLFETFFTETPPPVYQKYTGDKVRMRYFGHACILVETKDISILVDPLISYYGYDFEVAHFSDGDLPDVIDYVLITHNHQDHILFETLLPLRHKIRNIIVPHTNSGKLEDPGLKLMFNHIGFDNVTAIDEMETIRFSDAVITGLPFTGEHSDLNILTKACFFVQIGNFKLVFLADSRIVESALYKRIHSIVGSPDVMFLGMECDGAPLSWLYGPLLTKKLSREQDNSRRLSGSDSEKGISLINIFKPKEVYVYAMGQEPWLEFISSIKYTDESNPIVQSNKLIAYCRERNMIAERLFGEKELLYDKADVVL; this is encoded by the coding sequence ATGAATAAAACACTATTGTATCTGAAACCTAATTTAGTGATGGAGCCGCTTGTAGACCGCTGGTATGCATGGAGTCATCTGATCTCTCCAGCTACTGCTGCGATGAATATCACCGGAAGACATATGACTATCATGGAGTCTTATTTGATGGCACCAGAATTACATGCGCAGGCCGTATTGAACCCTAAGCTGCGTGGAGGTCCATTTATGGATATCCCGGTAGAAAGGGCAGATGAAGTAAAGGCAATTCAGGAAGATACCCTGGCTAATCAACAGCCATTAATCACACTTGCAAAGTCTATCAGGGAGCTTGATAAATTATTACAGGAAGAGGGGAAAGGTTTTTCCCTGGAATCATTGTACGTAAAAGTACCTGAGCAATTGAAAGGTTTAGTAGAATTATATTATGACCGCCAGAACAATCCAGGCTTCAGGTTTTTTGAACCTTTATTGTATGCGAGTGAGTTTTATAATAAGCAATCACAAAGTATTGCGCTCTGGGTAACCAATAATGATCATCGTCCTTTCTGTTTAAGTACCCCAAGATTGAATGACCCGGATGTTTTACACTTGCAGATTCCTTTTGATCATACTGGAATTGATGAACTGGCAAGAATGAAACGTACACCACAGTCTTTAGAATATATCAAGGCATTATTAGGCATTTCTGATAGTGATTCTCCATTGTTTGAAACTTTTTTCACAGAAACTCCTCCTCCTGTTTATCAAAAATATACTGGTGATAAGGTAAGGATGCGTTATTTTGGGCATGCATGTATCCTGGTTGAAACAAAAGATATTAGTATTCTTGTAGATCCGCTGATCAGCTATTATGGATATGATTTTGAGGTGGCACATTTTTCTGATGGAGATTTACCGGATGTGATTGATTATGTACTGATTACTCATAATCATCAGGATCATATTTTATTTGAAACCTTACTGCCTTTGCGTCATAAAATCAGAAATATTATTGTCCCGCACACGAATAGTGGTAAGCTGGAAGATCCGGGACTTAAGCTGATGTTTAATCATATTGGTTTTGATAATGTTACTGCTATTGATGAAATGGAAACTATCCGCTTTTCTGATGCAGTGATTACGGGGTTACCTTTTACGGGGGAACATAGTGATCTGAATATCCTGACTAAAGCTTGTTTTTTTGTACAGATCGGTAATTTTAAATTAGTATTTCTTGCAGATTCAAGGATTGTGGAATCAGCGTTATATAAAAGGATCCATAGTATAGTTGGAAGTCCTGATGTCATGTTTTTAGGAATGGAATGCGATGGTGCTCCTTTATCCTGGCTTTATGGGCCATTACTGACCAAAAAGTTATCCAGAGAACAGGATAATAGCCGTCGCTTATCGGGCTCGGACAGTGAGAAAGGAATTTCCCTGATCAATATCTTTAAACCAAAAGAAGTTTATGTATATGCAATGGGACAGGAGCCCTGGTTAGAGTTCATCAGCAGTATTAAGTATACTGATGAGTCTAATCCAATTGTTCAGTCGAATAAACTGATCGCTTATTGCAGGGAGCGTAATATGATTGCAGAGCGTCTTTTTGGAGAAAAAGAGCTGTTGTATGATAAAGCCGATGTAGTACTATAA
- a CDS encoding cation diffusion facilitator family transporter — translation MKSPGSSQLTNHQTAIRATYFSIISNTVLAILKGIAGVFGNSYALIADAIESTADIFSSLLVLFGLKYASRPADENHPYGHGRAEPLVTFLVVGFLITSATIIAYESIQNIGTPHDLPKPWTLILLAALIVWKEISFRKVMKKAMETNSSSLKADAWHHRSDAITSIAAFIGISIALILGKGYESADDIAALFAAAFILYNSYKIFRPALGEIMDEHLYDDLVVNIRQVSLTVKGVIDTEKCYVRKAGMQYHIDLHAIVDGNISVREGHDISHRLQDTLRAKLPELANVLIHIEPN, via the coding sequence GTGAAAAGCCCAGGCAGTAGTCAATTAACGAATCATCAAACAGCAATACGTGCAACATATTTCAGTATTATAAGTAATACTGTGCTTGCAATCCTCAAAGGAATCGCAGGGGTTTTCGGAAATTCTTATGCCCTGATAGCTGATGCCATAGAATCAACTGCCGATATCTTCTCTTCCCTGCTTGTCCTTTTTGGGCTTAAATATGCCAGCAGACCAGCAGATGAAAATCATCCTTACGGTCATGGAAGAGCAGAACCACTGGTGACCTTTCTGGTTGTCGGTTTTTTAATTACCTCTGCTACAATTATAGCCTATGAAAGTATTCAGAATATTGGAACACCACACGATCTGCCAAAACCATGGACATTAATTCTATTGGCTGCACTGATTGTATGGAAAGAAATCTCTTTTCGGAAGGTGATGAAAAAAGCGATGGAAACAAACAGCTCCTCATTAAAAGCAGATGCATGGCATCACCGCAGTGATGCAATTACCTCAATTGCCGCATTTATAGGGATCTCAATTGCGCTGATACTAGGTAAAGGATATGAATCAGCAGATGACATTGCAGCCCTTTTTGCTGCCGCTTTTATACTTTATAACAGCTATAAAATCTTCAGGCCTGCATTAGGAGAAATTATGGATGAGCATTTATACGATGACCTTGTGGTCAACATCAGACAGGTATCTTTAACTGTTAAAGGTGTTATCGATACCGAGAAATGTTACGTGCGTAAAGCAGGAATGCAGTACCATATTGACCTGCATGCCATTGTAGATGGAAATATTTCAGTAAGAGAAGGACACGACATCTCACATCGTCTGCAAGATACACTCCGTGCTAAACTTCCGGAATTAGCGAATGTCCTGATCCATATTGAGCCTAACTGA
- a CDS encoding SRPBCC family protein — MKNELSTQIIEKLTAFGFQPTGKENIDRGERIVSLIAGTWLVYKSIKKIGKHPFLGIQGAAAGGLMLYRGATGFCPVYKQLDKDTTDPQAINITEHITVNAPKEEVYAFWRDLSNLPKFMKHLKNVVEINDEVSLWEANTPGGLLDLTWNAEITREEEGVYLGWQSLEGSMIDNAGKIEFKDSLNGTGTEMQIEIDYFPPAGSVGRGITSLFNGIFERMIRQDIQNFKAYAEAADFRAYAGLSEQEN, encoded by the coding sequence ATGAAAAACGAACTGAGTACTCAAATTATTGAAAAATTAACAGCTTTTGGCTTTCAGCCAACAGGAAAAGAAAATATCGACCGGGGTGAAAGAATTGTTTCGCTGATCGCCGGAACGTGGCTGGTTTATAAAAGTATAAAGAAAATCGGGAAGCATCCATTTCTGGGAATTCAGGGTGCAGCAGCAGGCGGACTGATGCTTTATCGCGGTGCTACAGGATTCTGCCCGGTTTACAAGCAGCTGGATAAAGATACGACAGATCCACAGGCAATTAATATTACTGAGCATATCACTGTCAATGCACCAAAAGAAGAAGTATATGCCTTTTGGCGCGACCTTTCCAACCTGCCAAAATTCATGAAACACCTCAAAAATGTAGTAGAAATAAACGATGAAGTATCTTTATGGGAGGCCAATACTCCGGGTGGGTTGCTGGATTTGACCTGGAATGCAGAAATCACCCGTGAAGAAGAAGGCGTATATCTGGGCTGGCAATCTCTTGAAGGCTCTATGATCGATAACGCAGGTAAAATAGAATTTAAAGATTCCTTAAACGGTACAGGCACTGAAATGCAAATTGAGATTGATTACTTCCCTCCCGCAGGCAGTGTAGGCAGAGGTATTACTTCTTTGTTTAATGGAATATTTGAACGTATGATCCGTCAGGACATTCAAAACTTCAAAGCCTATGCAGAAGCGGCCGACTTCAGAGCGTATGCAGGGCTTTCGGAACAGGAAAATTAA
- a CDS encoding PAS domain-containing protein: protein MNKTTLLSCNQLLDIFSASHIATAIYTTDNLIIEAATDAMIRFWGKDRSIIGLPLAQAVPELVGQPFIELLKTVLKTGITNTGEGVPALLESGGVLKTTYYDYEYKALKNDQGESYCILHHATDVTERVLGLKAIENEKQLLVNLENEQALNEELTAANEKVSAAYEELYTINEELNNSQQDLYRLNAALEDRVLERTKELASSENNLRYLINDAPVAIGVLNGVDLTIESANQYLLNTWGKSSEIIGETVYEAIPEIYESSFFSSLAEVLANGHPYVGNEVRGTIDIDGRKKEIYTDFICKRLIDESGQTEKIIVIATDVTEKVKLRIVIEEGKHRLNEMIMTTPVAMALFNGKDLIIEQANHAMLYDTWHRQKEEVLGKKLIEVFPELEGQQFPQLLMDVFDSGIRVAMPEVPVKIVLSDESVKEIYVNFSYDPLKNKNGQVESILATVIDITATVTARQLLERSEVKLQASLEEIAATNEELQASSEELAATVEELQASSEELASTNEELQASMEELAAINEEIAASHEQVLSTNEELLSTQDQLEQMVLKIRASENRFKFLLNSIPQQVWTATHDGALNYLNERVCSDFGYENEEIIGHGWQKFIHADDLPAALTNWADALKNGKEYLVEFRLLFNDGTYRWHLSRALPLIENGSIILWIGTNTDIHLQKTNEQLKDEFISIASHELKTPLTSIKAFNQLIVKTKDQNKLNAFVIKCSDNIVRLEKLIADLLDVTKLNAGKIEYNMAPFSFKKLLTDTIESAQHIFPSHQIILETCCDFEFTGDQFRLEQVINNFLTNAVKYSPDGKFVLVNSSLAHDHVSVSIKDFGIGIAPSNINKLFDRYFRVDSTAMRFEGLGLGLFISSEILKRHSGEVGIESELGKGSTFHFKLPLIPRQAELGKSICQLPNSN, encoded by the coding sequence ATGAATAAAACAACCTTGTTGAGCTGTAATCAACTTCTTGATATATTTTCTGCATCGCATATTGCTACTGCAATATACACCACCGACAATTTAATTATTGAAGCAGCAACAGATGCTATGATTCGCTTTTGGGGAAAGGACAGATCTATTATTGGTTTGCCATTGGCCCAGGCAGTTCCGGAATTAGTAGGGCAGCCTTTTATTGAACTGTTAAAAACCGTCTTAAAAACGGGTATAACGAATACTGGAGAGGGTGTACCTGCGTTATTGGAATCGGGTGGTGTTTTAAAAACAACCTATTATGATTACGAATATAAAGCTTTAAAAAATGATCAGGGTGAGAGCTATTGTATTTTACACCATGCAACAGATGTAACGGAGCGTGTTTTAGGATTAAAGGCAATAGAAAATGAGAAGCAACTGCTTGTTAATCTGGAAAATGAACAAGCTTTAAATGAAGAACTAACTGCCGCAAATGAAAAAGTATCTGCGGCATATGAAGAGTTATACACGATTAATGAAGAATTAAATAATAGTCAGCAAGATCTTTACAGGCTTAATGCAGCGTTAGAAGATCGTGTGCTGGAAAGGACAAAAGAACTGGCCAGCAGTGAAAATAATCTGCGTTATCTGATTAATGATGCTCCAGTAGCTATTGGAGTATTAAATGGGGTGGATCTTACTATTGAATCTGCTAATCAATATTTATTGAATACGTGGGGGAAATCAAGTGAAATTATAGGGGAAACCGTTTATGAAGCTATTCCTGAGATTTACGAGTCATCCTTTTTTTCATCATTAGCTGAAGTACTGGCAAATGGCCATCCTTACGTGGGTAATGAAGTTAGAGGAACGATAGATATTGACGGCAGGAAAAAAGAAATATATACGGATTTTATTTGTAAGCGCCTGATAGATGAATCGGGTCAAACTGAAAAGATCATTGTCATTGCAACTGATGTTACAGAAAAGGTTAAGTTAAGGATTGTAATAGAAGAAGGTAAGCACAGGCTGAATGAGATGATCATGACTACACCGGTTGCAATGGCACTATTTAATGGTAAAGATCTGATCATTGAACAGGCAAACCATGCTATGCTCTACGATACATGGCATCGTCAGAAAGAAGAGGTATTAGGTAAGAAACTGATAGAAGTATTTCCGGAACTGGAAGGACAGCAGTTCCCACAATTATTGATGGATGTATTTGATTCCGGGATTCGTGTGGCCATGCCTGAAGTACCGGTAAAAATTGTACTTTCAGATGAATCAGTTAAGGAGATTTATGTAAACTTTTCTTACGATCCGCTGAAGAACAAGAATGGCCAGGTGGAATCAATTTTAGCCACAGTTATTGATATTACAGCTACGGTGACAGCAAGACAATTGCTGGAAAGGAGTGAAGTTAAACTTCAAGCTTCATTGGAAGAAATTGCTGCAACAAATGAAGAATTACAGGCATCTTCAGAAGAATTAGCGGCAACCGTAGAGGAGCTGCAAGCTTCTTCAGAAGAGTTGGCATCAACAAACGAGGAACTCCAGGCATCAATGGAAGAATTAGCAGCAATCAATGAGGAAATAGCAGCTTCACATGAACAAGTACTGAGTACTAATGAAGAATTGCTATCTACTCAGGATCAGTTAGAACAGATGGTTTTAAAGATCAGAGCGAGTGAAAATCGCTTTAAATTTCTATTGAATTCTATCCCACAGCAAGTCTGGACAGCTACACATGATGGTGCCCTTAATTATTTGAATGAAAGAGTGTGCAGTGATTTTGGTTATGAAAATGAAGAGATTATTGGTCATGGATGGCAAAAATTCATTCATGCTGATGATTTGCCGGCGGCTTTGACTAATTGGGCAGATGCATTAAAAAATGGTAAAGAGTATTTAGTCGAATTCCGTTTGTTATTTAATGATGGTACTTATAGGTGGCATCTGTCAAGAGCCCTTCCTTTGATAGAGAATGGCAGCATAATTTTATGGATTGGTACAAATACAGATATTCACTTGCAAAAAACTAATGAGCAGTTGAAGGACGAATTTATCTCAATTGCCAGCCATGAGTTAAAAACTCCACTCACAAGTATAAAGGCTTTCAATCAGTTGATTGTTAAGACTAAAGATCAGAATAAGTTAAATGCGTTTGTGATTAAGTGTTCTGATAATATTGTCAGACTTGAGAAACTGATTGCTGATTTGCTTGATGTAACTAAATTAAATGCTGGAAAGATTGAGTATAATATGGCTCCGTTTAGTTTTAAAAAACTATTAACTGATACTATAGAGAGTGCTCAGCATATATTTCCTTCTCATCAGATTATACTGGAAACTTGTTGTGATTTTGAATTTACAGGAGATCAGTTCAGGCTGGAACAGGTAATCAACAATTTTCTGACCAATGCAGTGAAATATTCTCCTGATGGGAAATTTGTACTGGTTAATAGTAGTTTAGCGCATGACCATGTTTCAGTTTCTATCAAAGATTTTGGTATTGGCATAGCTCCTTCAAATATCAATAAACTATTTGATCGTTATTTCCGGGTAGATAGTACAGCTATGCGGTTTGAAGGTTTAGGCCTTGGTTTATTTATTTCTTCTGAAATCTTAAAACGACATAGTGGTGAAGTCGGAATAGAGAGTGAACTTGGAAAAGGGTCAACTTTCCATTTCAAACTTCCATTAATTCCAAGACAAGCAGAACTGGGAAAATCGATTTGTCAACTTCCTAACTCTAATTGA
- a CDS encoding peptidase domain-containing ABC transporter, whose product MIFIPQKDQMDCGPACLAMISSYYGKDIGIQSFREKCYITREGVSVLGIADAAEHIGFKTLAARSSIADLQDQLLPCILYWNQNHFVVLNKIVKNRLTGKFTYKIIDPGHGFITLSENEFKKYWLIDEIYGIALFLEPTEQFNHLTVPKEEKLSFNYLFKYLKPHKNQMFKMFLLLLFGTLITLIFPILTQKLIDEGVSKKNISIVGYILLAQLAFFLGNIVINIFRNWIMLNVGTKINISIISDFLKKLLKLPIKYFDTKLMGDFNQRIQDHERIEQFLTSQSLITLFSLVTFSVFFVVLWYYDYRIVVIYIILTMLSVTWSLYWLKKRKVLDYFRFQQRSENQESIYEIINGVSEMKLNQFEDFKRNQWEKIQQKLFLTNIRILKLDQIQLSGFEFINQLKNIVVTFLAATYVVQGHMTLGALMSVSYIIGQMNSPISQLINFFRSMQDAKLSLSRLDEVQNHPQEEQEELKAINLIKSHYQQDGITKGIIFKQVAFQYEGPTSPYILRNINLLIPEGKVTAIVGASGSGKTTLMKLLLRFYDPTQGIVNYNGDNLLELSPRNIRENCGVVMQDGFIFSDTIERNIATGDENIDRDKLLNAVKIANIKSFIEDLPLGYMTKIGAAGSGISGGQKQRILIARAVYKNPHYLFFDEATSALDAENEKIIHDNLQSFFKGKTVVIIAHRLSTVKNADQIIVLKNGQIVEHGNHQELVAIKNQYYNLVKNQLELGS is encoded by the coding sequence ATGATTTTTATTCCTCAAAAAGACCAAATGGACTGTGGGCCTGCATGTCTTGCGATGATTTCCTCGTATTATGGCAAAGACATTGGCATACAGTCCTTTCGTGAAAAATGTTACATTACCCGCGAAGGTGTTTCCGTATTGGGAATAGCTGATGCAGCAGAACATATTGGCTTTAAAACACTGGCAGCAAGATCAAGTATAGCAGATCTTCAGGATCAGTTATTACCCTGCATTTTATATTGGAATCAAAATCATTTTGTGGTACTTAACAAGATTGTCAAGAATAGGCTGACAGGAAAATTTACCTATAAAATAATAGATCCAGGGCATGGATTTATAACATTATCTGAAAATGAGTTTAAAAAATATTGGCTAATTGATGAAATTTATGGTATAGCCCTGTTTTTAGAGCCGACAGAACAATTTAATCATCTCACTGTTCCTAAGGAAGAGAAATTGTCTTTTAATTACTTATTTAAGTATTTAAAACCACATAAAAATCAAATGTTCAAGATGTTCCTGTTATTACTATTTGGGACACTAATTACACTGATCTTCCCTATACTTACACAAAAGTTAATCGACGAGGGTGTTAGCAAGAAAAACATATCTATCGTTGGTTACATTTTACTAGCACAACTAGCCTTCTTTCTAGGTAATATCGTGATCAATATATTCCGGAATTGGATAATGCTAAATGTTGGAACTAAAATTAATATCAGTATTATATCTGATTTTCTTAAAAAACTACTAAAGCTCCCAATCAAATACTTTGACACTAAATTGATGGGAGACTTTAACCAGCGCATCCAAGACCATGAGCGTATAGAACAGTTCCTTACCTCACAAAGCCTGATCACTTTATTTTCCTTAGTCACCTTCTCTGTATTCTTTGTTGTATTGTGGTATTACGATTACCGCATTGTAGTTATTTATATTATACTCACCATGTTATCAGTTACCTGGTCACTTTATTGGTTAAAAAAAAGGAAAGTCCTGGATTATTTTCGTTTTCAGCAAAGGAGCGAAAATCAAGAATCTATATATGAGATTATCAATGGTGTATCCGAAATGAAATTGAATCAGTTTGAAGATTTTAAACGGAACCAATGGGAAAAGATTCAACAGAAATTATTCCTTACCAATATTCGTATTTTAAAGCTTGACCAGATACAGTTATCAGGCTTTGAGTTTATTAATCAATTGAAAAATATTGTAGTAACCTTTCTCGCGGCAACTTATGTGGTACAAGGCCATATGACCTTAGGAGCGCTAATGAGCGTATCTTATATTATTGGTCAGATGAATTCGCCCATTAGTCAATTGATAAATTTCTTTCGCTCCATGCAGGATGCGAAACTTAGTCTTTCAAGACTTGACGAAGTCCAGAATCACCCACAGGAAGAGCAGGAAGAATTAAAAGCAATAAATTTAATCAAAAGCCATTATCAACAAGATGGCATAACTAAAGGTATTATTTTCAAACAAGTGGCATTTCAATATGAAGGTCCTACCTCTCCTTACATTCTAAGAAACATTAATTTACTGATTCCAGAAGGCAAGGTAACTGCTATTGTAGGAGCAAGTGGCAGCGGGAAGACTACCCTAATGAAATTGCTTCTCAGATTCTATGATCCCACGCAAGGTATCGTTAATTACAATGGAGATAATTTACTGGAGTTGTCACCACGGAATATTCGGGAAAATTGTGGTGTAGTAATGCAGGATGGATTTATTTTTTCCGACACCATTGAGCGTAATATTGCAACTGGCGATGAAAACATAGATAGAGATAAGCTGCTCAATGCGGTTAAAATCGCAAATATAAAATCATTTATTGAGGATTTACCTTTAGGTTATATGACAAAAATAGGTGCTGCTGGCAGTGGAATATCCGGAGGACAAAAACAACGTATTTTGATAGCCAGAGCAGTGTATAAAAATCCGCACTATTTGTTTTTTGATGAGGCAACATCAGCCCTGGATGCAGAGAATGAAAAAATAATTCACGACAATTTGCAATCCTTTTTTAAGGGTAAAACAGTTGTCATCATTGCCCACAGGCTCTCAACAGTAAAGAATGCAGATCAAATTATTGTGTTGAAAAATGGCCAGATTGTAGAGCATGGCAATCATCAGGAATTGGTTGCCATAAAAAATCAGTATTACAATTTGGTTAAAAATCAATTAGAGTTAGGAAGTTGA